One Mesorhizobium sp. J428 DNA segment encodes these proteins:
- a CDS encoding septation protein A has product MNEPILERDPADPEKKEINPILKFALELGPLLIFFFANARGEWLAERFPALAALGGPIFIATGLFMAATAIALAVSWTLTRTLPIMPLVSGVVVFVFGGLTLWLQDATFIKMKPTIVNTLFGGVLLGGLFFGRSLLGYVFDSAFKLDAEGWRKLTLRWGLFFIFLAVVNEVVWRNFSEATWVAFKVWGIMPITIAFTLLQMPLIIRHSTEELGKK; this is encoded by the coding sequence ATGAACGAACCGATCCTCGAACGCGATCCCGCCGATCCGGAGAAGAAAGAGATCAACCCCATCCTCAAGTTCGCGCTCGAACTCGGGCCGCTGCTGATCTTCTTCTTTGCCAATGCGCGCGGCGAATGGCTGGCTGAGCGTTTCCCGGCGCTTGCCGCGCTGGGCGGGCCGATCTTCATCGCCACCGGCCTGTTCATGGCCGCGACGGCCATCGCGCTCGCCGTGTCCTGGACGCTCACCCGCACCCTGCCGATCATGCCGCTGGTCTCGGGCGTGGTCGTCTTCGTCTTCGGCGGGCTGACGCTCTGGCTGCAGGACGCGACCTTCATCAAGATGAAGCCGACCATCGTCAACACGCTGTTCGGCGGCGTCCTGCTCGGCGGCCTGTTCTTCGGCCGCTCGCTGCTCGGCTACGTCTTCGATTCCGCCTTCAAGCTCGACGCCGAGGGCTGGCGCAAGCTGACGCTGCGCTGGGGCCTGTTCTTCATCTTCCTCGCCGTCGTCAACGAGGTCGTCTGGCGCAATTTCTCGGAAGCGACCTGGGTGGCGTTCAAGGTCTGGGGCATCATGCCCATCACCATCGCCTTCACGCTGCTGCAGATGCCGCTGATCATACGCCATTCCACCGAGGAACTCGGCAAGAAGTAG